A genomic window from bacterium includes:
- the trxB gene encoding thioredoxin-disulfide reductase, translating to MGGSVSEKEKRIYDNVIIGAGPAGLTAGLYAIRAGRSVLVLEQLAPGGQAVTTWQVDNYPGLPHVNGAELMMKMNTQIQEFNVPIVLDQVIQVTPGDVHTVHCAGADYSARTVIIATGAIPKKLGVPGEDAFRGRGVSYCATCDGAFFKDVPVAVVGGGNTALEEAEFLTRFASKVYLIHRRDAFRADQIIQDHVLKMSKIETVTPKVPFRIVGGEQGVQGIAIGPRDGKEEKVIEVKGVFIFTGLTPQTGFVKETVSLDKGGYIKTDQRFMTTQPGIFAVGDCRDNIVKQIIVAAGEGAAAAVLADKYLQPAGI from the coding sequence ATGGGAGGAAGTGTGAGCGAAAAAGAGAAGCGAATTTACGATAATGTGATTATCGGTGCAGGTCCGGCGGGATTAACTGCCGGGTTGTACGCAATCCGGGCGGGACGGAGCGTATTGGTGCTGGAACAACTCGCGCCGGGTGGTCAAGCAGTCACCACATGGCAGGTGGATAACTATCCAGGTCTGCCGCATGTGAATGGCGCGGAATTAATGATGAAAATGAATACGCAGATACAGGAATTTAATGTTCCCATTGTGCTGGATCAAGTGATCCAGGTTACCCCGGGGGATGTTCATACGGTTCATTGCGCGGGTGCGGATTATTCCGCGCGGACGGTTATTATTGCTACCGGTGCGATTCCAAAGAAATTAGGCGTTCCGGGTGAAGATGCTTTTCGTGGACGGGGTGTCTCTTACTGTGCAACCTGTGATGGTGCTTTTTTTAAGGATGTTCCGGTGGCCGTGGTCGGCGGTGGGAATACCGCGCTGGAAGAGGCGGAATTTCTTACCCGGTTTGCCTCAAAAGTCTATTTGATCCATCGGCGGGACGCTTTTCGTGCGGATCAGATTATTCAGGACCATGTATTGAAAATGTCTAAGATTGAGACGGTGACCCCCAAAGTGCCTTTTCGCATTGTAGGCGGCGAGCAGGGCGTACAAGGTATTGCAATTGGGCCGCGCGACGGTAAAGAGGAAAAGGTGATTGAGGTAAAAGGTGTTTTTATTTTTACCGGACTTACCCCCCAAACGGGATTTGTGAAAGAAACGGTTTCGCTGGATAAGGGTGGTTATATAAAAACGGATCAGCGGTTCATGACAACTCAACCCGGAATTTTCGCAGTCGGAGATTGCCGGGACAATATCGTCAAACAGATCATTGTCGCCGCCGGAGAAGGTGCCGCTGCCGCAGTTTTGGCGGATAAATATTTGCAACCTGCCGGCATCTAA
- the trxA gene encoding thioredoxin, with product MNMDVTDQTFESEVLKSETPVIVDFWAAWCTPCRMLSPVVEEFSLEYKGKIRVLRLDVDANPNIAGRFAIFSIPSLLFFKQGRLVDQIVGACTKSKIISVAGNVWEEV from the coding sequence ATGAATATGGATGTGACAGACCAGACATTTGAGTCGGAAGTCTTGAAATCGGAAACTCCGGTGATCGTGGATTTTTGGGCTGCATGGTGTACCCCGTGTCGTATGCTCTCGCCGGTGGTTGAAGAATTTTCATTGGAATACAAGGGAAAGATTCGGGTCCTGCGACTGGATGTTGATGCCAATCCGAACATTGCCGGTCGCTTTGCGATTTTTTCAATCCCTTCATTATTGTTTTTTAAGCAAGGCCGCTTGGTTGACCAGATCGTCGGCGCCTGTACAAAATCAAAGATTATTTCTGTTGCCGGCAACGTATGGGAGGAAGTGTGA
- a CDS encoding aspartate kinase: MWQVPGKANHLSRIRPRRLRELAGNITVMKFGGATLASAELMKGVAQRIVEVKKKGRNVVVVVSAPGDMTDELIAKARAITAYPDEREMDMLLATGEQQSIALMAIALKSLGCDAISFTGPQVGIVTDDVHNKARIVKMGGEKIHKALHLGKVVIVAGFQGETAEEEITTLGRGGSDLTAVALAAALDSDICEFYKDVDGVFTADPRIVRDASKLARLSYDEMLEMASLGAQVLYNRSIEFAKKNGIVLHVRSSVKPDSGTLIMEEVEQMEGVLVSGVTHTKKEAKITILWVPDQPGIAAKIFGRLAGEDLNVDVIVQDVSEEGTTNISFTIHQDELTRAKGIVEQLVQELGAKGFEADEHIGKVSVVGVGMKTHSGVAAAMFQALSEKGINIEMISTSEIKISVILKEERVEEALQAIHDKFKLSNLT, encoded by the coding sequence ATGTGGCAGGTGCCGGGCAAGGCGAATCATCTGAGCCGGATAAGGCCAAGGAGGCTTAGGGAATTGGCAGGGAATATTACAGTCATGAAATTCGGCGGTGCCACCTTGGCATCGGCCGAACTGATGAAAGGTGTTGCGCAGAGAATTGTTGAAGTGAAAAAAAAGGGGCGCAATGTGGTGGTGGTTGTTTCGGCGCCCGGTGATATGACGGATGAATTGATTGCCAAAGCCAGAGCGATTACAGCGTATCCCGATGAAAGGGAAATGGACATGCTGTTGGCTACCGGTGAACAGCAATCCATCGCACTCATGGCGATTGCACTCAAATCGCTGGGATGCGATGCTATTTCCTTTACCGGGCCGCAAGTTGGCATTGTAACGGATGATGTTCATAATAAGGCGCGGATTGTTAAAATGGGCGGAGAGAAAATTCATAAAGCGCTGCACTTAGGGAAAGTCGTGATTGTTGCCGGATTTCAGGGTGAAACAGCAGAAGAAGAAATCACAACGCTGGGCAGGGGTGGTTCTGATTTAACGGCGGTTGCTTTGGCGGCTGCCTTGGATTCTGATATTTGTGAATTTTACAAAGATGTTGACGGCGTTTTTACAGCAGATCCGAGAATTGTGCGGGATGCATCCAAGCTTGCGAGGCTTTCCTATGATGAAATGCTGGAAATGGCAAGTTTAGGGGCGCAAGTACTGTATAACCGGTCAATTGAATTTGCCAAAAAAAACGGTATTGTTTTACATGTCCGGTCAAGTGTCAAACCTGATTCCGGCACTCTCATTATGGAGGAGGTTGAACAGATGGAAGGCGTATTGGTATCAGGTGTCACCCATACGAAAAAAGAAGCGAAAATCACCATTCTCTGGGTTCCGGATCAGCCGGGAATTGCTGCGAAAATATTCGGACGTTTGGCCGGAGAGGATTTGAATGTTGATGTGATTGTTCAGGACGTTTCAGAAGAAGGAACGACAAATATTTCCTTTACCATTCATCAGGATGAGCTGACTCGAGCCAAAGGCATTGTGGAACAATTGGTGCAGGAACTCGGTGCAAAGGGGTTTGAGGCGGACGAACATATAGGAAAGGTCAGTGTGGTAGGTGTCGGCATGAAAACCCACAGCGGTGTCGCGGCGGCTATGTTTCAGGCGTTGTCTGAAAAAGGGATTAATATTGAGATGATCTCCACCTCGGAAATTAAAATTTCAGTCATTTTAAAAGAAGAGCGTGTTGAAGAAGCGTTGCAGGCAATTCATGACAAATTCAAGCTTTCCAATTTGACGTGA
- a CDS encoding cofactor-independent phosphoglycerate mutase, with amino-acid sequence MKYILLVGDGMADHPHPDLGGKTPLQAAKTPNMDFLAQKGTLGTTHTLVDGYPLGSDVANLVLMGYDPRKYFSGRAPLEAANIGVDLGPKDVAFRCNLVNIKKNIMEDFSSGHISTEDAKPLIKMLGQKLGSDKIKFYLGTSYRHLLVWRSGPLKINCTPPHDISGKEITEHMPKGTGQKDVSRLMEDSRFLLEGHEVNRERRHDGKPPANMIWLWGQGTKPNMPTMTDKYHLTGGVISAVDLIKGIGLYAGLEVIKVSGVTGYLDTNYVGKAEAALKVLKKHDFVFVHVEAPDECGHNGDVQGKVKAIEDFDVKVIGTILKGLEGRQDYKVMVMPDHPTPLDVRTHTNESVPFIIYQPGREITHGQNGYDEEQAKATGLHIEEGWHLMDIFITGKWPENSDKQGLPTPVDDVAGAGQGESSEPDKAKEA; translated from the coding sequence ATGAAGTATATACTATTAGTTGGCGATGGCATGGCGGATCATCCGCATCCCGATTTGGGAGGGAAAACACCCCTGCAAGCAGCCAAGACACCGAATATGGATTTTCTTGCCCAAAAGGGTACCTTGGGGACCACGCATACATTGGTGGATGGGTATCCGTTGGGGTCGGATGTGGCAAATTTGGTGCTGATGGGATATGATCCGCGGAAGTACTTCTCAGGCCGCGCCCCTTTGGAAGCTGCTAATATCGGCGTTGATTTAGGGCCCAAAGATGTTGCGTTTCGTTGCAATCTGGTTAATATCAAAAAGAATATTATGGAAGATTTTTCCAGCGGACATATTTCAACGGAAGATGCAAAACCGTTGATTAAAATGTTGGGACAGAAATTAGGTTCAGACAAAATTAAATTTTACTTGGGCACCAGCTACCGTCATCTGCTGGTATGGCGCAGTGGTCCTTTAAAAATAAATTGTACCCCGCCGCATGATATTAGCGGTAAGGAAATCACGGAGCATATGCCTAAAGGCACAGGTCAAAAGGATGTCAGCCGGCTGATGGAGGATTCCCGGTTTCTTTTGGAAGGACATGAAGTGAACCGCGAAAGACGGCATGACGGTAAACCACCGGCGAATATGATTTGGCTGTGGGGGCAGGGGACAAAACCGAACATGCCGACAATGACGGATAAATATCATCTCACCGGCGGGGTTATTTCGGCAGTTGATCTTATTAAAGGAATTGGATTGTATGCCGGTTTGGAGGTAATTAAAGTTTCCGGTGTTACCGGGTATTTGGATACCAATTATGTCGGCAAAGCGGAAGCTGCGTTGAAGGTGTTGAAAAAACATGATTTTGTTTTTGTGCATGTTGAGGCGCCGGATGAATGCGGCCACAATGGGGACGTGCAGGGGAAAGTCAAAGCGATTGAAGATTTTGATGTCAAAGTTATTGGGACGATTCTCAAGGGTCTGGAAGGCCGGCAAGACTATAAAGTAATGGTGATGCCCGATCATCCCACACCGTTGGATGTACGGACGCACACCAATGAATCTGTACCGTTTATTATTTATCAACCCGGCCGGGAAATAACCCATGGCCAAAACGGCTATGATGAAGAACAAGCCAAAGCAACCGGGTTGCATATTGAAGAGGGTTGGCATTTGATGGATATTTTTATTACTGGGAAATGGCCGGAAAACAGTGATAAGCAAGGTCTGCCCACTCCGGTAGACGATGTGGCAGGTGCCGGGCAAGGCGAATCATCTGAGCCGGATAAGGCCAAGGAGGCTTAG
- the thrC gene encoding threonine synthase, protein MNRGLISKYRRFLPVTGNTPIVSLHEGDTPLVPAPSLGKLSQVTGMAVYLKFEGANPTGSFKDRGMTMAISKAKEAGSKAVICASTGNTSASAAAYSARAGLDCYVVLPKGAIALGKLAQAMMHGAKVIAIEGNFDQALDIVKEISEKHNVTLVNSINPYRIEGQKTSAFEIVDQLGGRGPDFHFIPVGNAGNITAYWKGYKEYKRSGRISRLPRMMGWQAALSAPIVKGKPIKDPITIATAIKIGNPASWQSAEEARDESKGMIGMVTDNQILAAYRHLARVEGVFCEPASAASVAGFMKIAKSGYFKQNASQDSVAVCILTGHGLKDPDRAIDQSSQFKTCKPKMAEVIKLMGLKKTIKRK, encoded by the coding sequence ATTAATAGAGGACTTATATCAAAATATAGAAGATTTTTACCCGTGACAGGTAACACACCCATTGTGTCGCTACATGAGGGGGACACACCGCTTGTGCCGGCACCATCGTTGGGGAAATTATCGCAAGTTACAGGGATGGCAGTGTATTTGAAGTTTGAAGGGGCAAATCCAACCGGATCGTTTAAAGACCGGGGAATGACTATGGCGATTTCTAAGGCCAAAGAAGCAGGCTCAAAAGCTGTTATATGTGCTTCAACAGGAAATACCTCAGCTTCTGCTGCTGCGTATTCTGCGCGTGCCGGATTGGATTGTTATGTGGTTTTGCCCAAAGGTGCCATTGCATTGGGAAAGCTTGCCCAGGCTATGATGCACGGTGCGAAAGTTATTGCAATTGAAGGAAATTTTGACCAAGCCCTGGACATTGTTAAAGAAATTTCTGAAAAACACAACGTAACTCTTGTAAATTCAATAAATCCATATCGCATAGAAGGTCAGAAAACGAGTGCTTTTGAGATTGTCGATCAACTTGGCGGACGTGGCCCTGATTTTCATTTTATTCCGGTGGGAAATGCGGGTAATATCACAGCGTATTGGAAGGGCTATAAAGAATATAAGCGAAGCGGTCGAATTTCACGTTTGCCCCGTATGATGGGATGGCAGGCAGCATTGTCGGCACCCATCGTAAAAGGCAAGCCCATCAAAGATCCGATAACCATCGCGACTGCGATAAAAATCGGCAATCCAGCTTCATGGCAATCAGCGGAAGAAGCCAGGGATGAATCCAAGGGTATGATTGGTATGGTTACGGATAATCAGATTTTAGCTGCCTATCGGCATCTGGCCCGAGTGGAAGGGGTTTTCTGTGAACCTGCCTCAGCGGCCTCGGTTGCCGGTTTTATGAAAATAGCCAAATCGGGCTATTTCAAGCAAAATGCTTCTCAGGATTCTGTGGCGGTTTGCATTTTAACCGGACATGGTTTGAAGGATCCGGATCGGGCCATTGATCAGTCCAGTCAGTTTAAAACCTGCAAACCTAAAATGGCGGAGGTTATAAAATTAATGGGTTTGAAAAAAACGATTAAGAGGAAGTAA
- a CDS encoding homoserine dehydrogenase, with protein sequence MTQSINVGLLGWGTVGTGVTKILLESPDLLKLRAGVDLKLKKIVDLDITRDRGIRVDPELLTTQVDDVINDPDIHIVVELVGGIEPAKTFVLRALKAGKHVVTANKALLSEHWDELQQTARESKAAIYFEAAVGGGIPVVQGLNDGLAANHVKAIYGIINGTANYILTEMGKGHNYHEVLQAAQEKGYAEADPTLDVGGGDTMHKLVILASLAFGKRIEPKDVYLEGITELTAQDILYAREELEQEIKLLGIAKQDENGKVQVRVHPTLIPEKHLLASVHGVYNGIYVIGDSVGPTMFYGKGAGEMPTASAVMSDVIFIARNIHMGVADKVPAVYYLPQNNSGKLVIEPITEIQSQYYLRFTVKEEIGVIAKIAGILSEKGISIESVIQKDTNKENSVPIVFMTHTAKEKDVCDALETIDKLSFSVQPTLKIRVETID encoded by the coding sequence ATGACGCAATCAATCAATGTAGGCTTGCTTGGTTGGGGGACGGTCGGTACGGGTGTCACCAAGATATTACTTGAAAGTCCTGATCTGTTAAAATTACGCGCTGGTGTTGATTTGAAATTGAAAAAAATTGTGGATTTGGATATTACCCGCGACCGTGGGATTCGCGTTGATCCGGAATTATTAACCACACAGGTGGATGATGTCATTAATGACCCGGATATCCATATTGTTGTTGAGCTGGTCGGAGGTATTGAACCGGCAAAAACATTTGTGCTTAGGGCTTTGAAAGCCGGGAAGCATGTTGTGACAGCCAATAAAGCATTACTTTCAGAGCATTGGGACGAGCTCCAGCAGACCGCCCGGGAATCAAAAGCAGCTATTTATTTTGAGGCGGCAGTGGGCGGCGGTATTCCTGTGGTGCAGGGGTTGAATGATGGGTTGGCGGCCAATCATGTAAAGGCTATTTACGGAATCATTAATGGAACAGCGAATTATATCCTGACTGAGATGGGAAAAGGGCATAATTATCATGAGGTGTTGCAAGCAGCGCAGGAAAAAGGTTATGCTGAAGCTGATCCGACACTGGATGTCGGCGGCGGTGATACCATGCATAAATTGGTTATTTTGGCCTCGCTGGCATTTGGGAAACGGATTGAACCCAAAGATGTCTATTTGGAAGGGATCACAGAGCTTACGGCACAGGATATTCTGTATGCACGTGAGGAATTGGAACAGGAGATAAAGCTTCTGGGAATTGCCAAGCAAGATGAAAATGGGAAAGTTCAAGTGCGGGTACATCCCACCTTGATTCCGGAAAAACATTTATTGGCTTCTGTGCATGGGGTTTACAATGGTATTTATGTCATTGGGGATTCAGTCGGGCCGACAATGTTTTACGGTAAAGGTGCCGGTGAGATGCCGACTGCCTCGGCAGTGATGTCGGACGTGATATTCATTGCCAGAAATATTCATATGGGTGTGGCGGATAAGGTGCCGGCAGTGTATTATTTACCTCAGAATAATAGTGGGAAACTCGTTATTGAACCGATTACAGAAATTCAATCGCAATACTATCTGCGGTTTACAGTGAAAGAAGAAATTGGCGTTATCGCTAAAATTGCCGGTATTTTAAGTGAGAAGGGTATTTCGATTGAATCGGTCATTCAAAAGGACACGAATAAAGAAAACAGCGTTCCAATTGTTTTTATGACGCATACGGCCAAGGAAAAGGATGTTTGTGATGCTTTGGAGACGATTGATAAATTGTCATTTTCTGTTCAGCCAACGCTTAAGATAAGGGTAGAGACCATTGATTAA
- a CDS encoding TolC family protein, translating into MWKKYKLFLLIMMVVLGGIMLQPVQSPAQEADDQEEYEVIYEDQDEEDWAEFAPEGEEFEYEEVVVEDDVGEGEVPTESTEDIEQGAEEYFPEPEFEEEILEGEQLSDEELLPAVIEEEEEFEIETGELGELEEDSGGEDEEYEDDYEEVVEEYEDEYWEDEYADEDLAELEEIESAWEESQKIPTILTNLEDCKRVALLNDPRVQVALREHEYERYKVLESEREFLPAVKANWEKQEGSSGGEGGEGGDDDFSGLKYGLETTQIIFNGGKLIYELKQNKTNLVVAKKKHEQARQETIYKVEKAYYELVKTQMVFEIQADLSKAAESALSFSREAYRQGLNSYQEFLNVQSQTDQTYYQLLSSQQDIALSELELRQACNVDASIGIQINAVLTFTDFDFNYSLDECLGLSFKNRPDLAVNEYTTLADLYGIKISMAEDMPKLEFVGQVGKNGQSQKGEGLELSDEWSMKLQLSWILGANSAQYSWENKKSVPTEFGQQDNTKDSKTQSVTMGLFDKLENFSNLAKSRVEKATSEADLIELRGNVANEVEENYFNYQKAMTMVTASLSKIKFREKDLEINRAKQMMNEIPLSQVLTSELQLGEERVNYVQALADYYTSISGLFKAMGLSK; encoded by the coding sequence ATGTGGAAGAAGTATAAGTTATTTCTCTTGATCATGATGGTCGTTTTGGGCGGTATCATGCTGCAACCTGTTCAGAGTCCGGCACAGGAAGCGGATGATCAGGAAGAATACGAAGTTATTTATGAAGACCAGGATGAAGAAGATTGGGCTGAATTCGCGCCGGAAGGCGAAGAATTTGAGTATGAAGAAGTGGTGGTGGAAGACGATGTTGGTGAAGGCGAGGTGCCAACTGAATCGACTGAGGACATCGAGCAGGGTGCTGAAGAGTATTTTCCGGAACCGGAGTTTGAAGAAGAAATATTGGAAGGTGAACAATTATCTGATGAGGAATTGTTGCCGGCAGTTATTGAAGAGGAAGAAGAATTTGAAATTGAAACCGGTGAATTGGGTGAACTTGAAGAAGATAGTGGCGGGGAGGATGAAGAGTATGAGGATGACTATGAAGAGGTTGTTGAGGAATACGAGGATGAGTATTGGGAAGATGAATATGCTGACGAAGACTTGGCGGAGCTTGAGGAAATAGAAAGTGCCTGGGAGGAATCGCAGAAAATTCCGACAATTTTGACTAATTTGGAAGATTGTAAACGTGTCGCGCTTCTGAATGATCCGCGTGTGCAGGTGGCACTGCGGGAACATGAGTATGAAAGATACAAAGTGCTTGAATCGGAAAGGGAATTTTTGCCGGCCGTCAAAGCGAATTGGGAAAAACAGGAAGGCAGTTCAGGCGGTGAAGGCGGCGAAGGCGGCGACGATGATTTTTCCGGTTTGAAATATGGTCTGGAAACAACACAAATTATATTTAATGGCGGAAAACTTATCTATGAATTGAAGCAAAATAAGACCAATTTGGTGGTTGCTAAGAAAAAACATGAACAAGCCAGACAGGAAACCATCTACAAAGTGGAAAAAGCTTATTATGAATTGGTAAAAACTCAGATGGTTTTTGAAATTCAGGCTGATTTATCAAAAGCCGCCGAGTCTGCGCTTTCATTTTCCCGTGAAGCATACCGGCAAGGACTTAATTCCTATCAGGAATTTTTGAATGTTCAATCACAGACGGACCAGACCTATTATCAGCTGCTTTCCTCTCAGCAGGATATTGCATTGTCTGAACTGGAATTGCGTCAGGCCTGCAATGTAGACGCTTCGATCGGCATTCAGATTAATGCAGTATTGACATTCACTGATTTTGATTTTAATTATTCACTTGATGAGTGCCTTGGTCTGAGTTTTAAGAACCGGCCGGATCTTGCGGTGAATGAGTACACGACGCTGGCGGATCTATACGGTATCAAGATATCCATGGCAGAGGATATGCCGAAACTGGAGTTTGTTGGTCAGGTGGGAAAAAACGGTCAGAGCCAAAAAGGGGAAGGCCTTGAACTCAGTGATGAATGGTCGATGAAACTCCAATTATCCTGGATTCTGGGAGCCAATTCAGCGCAATATTCATGGGAGAACAAGAAGAGTGTTCCCACGGAGTTTGGTCAGCAGGATAATACCAAGGATTCCAAAACGCAAAGTGTTACCATGGGATTGTTTGATAAACTGGAGAATTTTTCCAATCTGGCCAAAAGCCGGGTGGAAAAAGCGACCTCCGAAGCTGATCTTATTGAGCTGCGCGGCAATGTTGCCAATGAGGTTGAAGAGAATTACTTTAATTATCAAAAGGCCATGACCATGGTCACGGCATCTTTATCAAAAATTAAATTTCGGGAAAAGGATTTGGAGATCAATCGTGCCAAGCAGATGATGAATGAAATTCCACTTTCGCAGGTTTTGACCTCTGAGCTTCAGTTGGGCGAAGAACGGGTTAATTATGTTCAGGCATTGGCGGATTACTATACCTCTATTTCCGGGTTGTTTAAAGCAATGGGTTTATCAAAATAG
- a CDS encoding efflux RND transporter permease subunit, translated as MIQTSASVSTDLGSAVEKVRDALTGIDFPKGYYYRFGGNYDKMIESARQLSLAVILTVILVYMVLAAFFESYYQPFIIMFSVVMAIIGVVVALYITGKPKSVGVFIGMLMLAGMVVNPAIILVDTINLLVSRGKRMFSAILAASQSRLRPIFMTVSTAVLGLLPMALDRSEGSNLWSPLAITVVGGLITSTVLTLLFIPCVYVIFEDIKSSSQKVLAWISRKLFGAPRVQPTQEESV; from the coding sequence ATGATTCAGACTTCAGCCAGTGTATCAACGGATCTTGGTTCGGCAGTTGAAAAAGTCCGTGACGCTTTAACCGGGATCGATTTTCCCAAGGGTTATTATTACCGTTTTGGCGGTAACTACGATAAAATGATCGAGAGTGCCCGGCAGTTAAGTCTGGCGGTGATTCTTACCGTCATATTGGTGTATATGGTATTGGCCGCTTTTTTTGAATCTTATTACCAACCGTTTATTATTATGTTTTCCGTGGTCATGGCGATTATTGGGGTGGTCGTTGCTCTATACATTACCGGCAAGCCGAAAAGTGTGGGGGTTTTTATTGGTATGCTGATGTTAGCCGGCATGGTGGTCAATCCGGCGATTATTTTGGTGGATACGATTAATCTGCTGGTATCCCGGGGAAAACGTATGTTTAGCGCGATTCTAGCGGCTTCGCAAAGCCGTCTGCGACCGATCTTCATGACAGTTTCAACCGCAGTGTTGGGATTGCTGCCCATGGCACTTGATCGCAGCGAGGGCTCGAATTTATGGTCGCCCCTGGCAATCACGGTAGTGGGTGGATTGATTACCAGTACGGTATTAACCTTACTATTCATTCCTTGTGTCTATGTGATTTTTGAAGACATTAAATCCAGCTCTCAAAAAGTACTTGCATGGATCAGCCGAAAATTATTTGGTGCGCCGCGTGTGCAACCAACACAGGAAGAATCGGTTTAA